CGCCGTTGCCTTCATCGTGTCCGGGGTGGCGAAGGCGACGATGTCACGGGACCGGTTGCTCGCCACCGGGCAGACCGGCATCGCGCCGTTCCCGATGCCGGTCGTACGGATCGTCGCCTGCTGTGAGCTGCTCGCGGTCGTCGGGCTGTTCGCGCCGTGGCTGACCGGTGTGGTCCCGGCGCTGACGCCCGTCGCCGCGCTCGGCCTGGTGGCCGTGATGTCCGGGGCGGCCGTCTCGCACGCCTCGCTCGGCGAGCCGCGGCCGGTCGCCGTCAACCTCGCGCTGCTGCTCGCCGCCGGCTTCGTCGCGGCGGGCAGGTTCGCGCAGCTGCTATAGCCGACCTATAACACCGGCAACTAGCGTCCCCGACGGGCATGGCGACTACGACGGGGACACCAATGGACACGGAATACATCTTCGACACCGGCTCCGACCTGGGCGAGGAGCACGTACGGTGTCTGGAGGAGCTGCTCGACGGGCCGACCAAGGAGTGCTTGGGCACCGTCGTCGGGGCCGGCCAGCGTTGCCTCGACGTCGGCGCGGGTGGCGGGTCGATCGCGGGCTGGCTGGCAGAGCGCACCGGGCCGTCGTCGCGACGGACCTCGACACCGACCACCTGGTCGCGCACCCGGGCGTCCAGGTGCGCGCGCACGACATCAACGAGGGACCGCCGCCCGGTGGGCCGTTCGACCTCATCCACGCCCGGCTGCTGCTGATCCACCTGCCGCGGTGCAGGGAGGTCCTGGCGAGCCTGGTCGACGCACTTGCGCCGGGTGGCTGGTTGGTGGTCGGCGAGCTCACCGACCGTCCGCTCGAGGTGCTGTCGGCGCCGAGCGACGCCGACCAGGAGCTGTTCCGGCGGATGCAGTACCTCTCGCTCGAGGTCGTGTCGCCGGCGGTGGGCATGCACTGGCCGTGGGCAGGTGAGGTGGACGGTGCGATGGTCGACGCGGGCCTGGTCGACGTCCAGGCCCGCGAGTTGTCCCGTACGACGGTCGGCGGCAGCCCGGGATGCCGGCTGCACCGCAACCTGAACATGCAGGCCGAGCCGCTGCTGCGAAAGGCAGGTGCCACCGACGGCGAGCTGGCCAGGTACCGCGAGCTGATGCTCGACCCGCGGTTCCGCGCGTGGTTCCACCAGTTCGTCTGCACCTGGGGAAGGAAGCAACATGGCTGAGCTGACGAAGGCGAGCAGCGAACGCGACTATCTCTTCGAACGCGGTACGGACGAGGACGAGCGGCTGCGCGTGCAGGGCGAGGTGATCGACCCGATCACCAAGCGTGCGTTCGTGGCTGCCGGACTCCAGCCGGGCTGGCGCGTACTCGACCTGGGCAGCGGTGCCGGGAACGTCTCGCTGCTCGCCGCCGAGCTCGTCGGTCCCCGCGGATCGGTCGTCGGGATCGACGCCGATGCCGACACCGTGGCGCGTGCGACGGCCATGGCGGCCCGCCGGGGCATGGACAACGTGGAGTTCCGCGTGGGTGACGTCGCATCCCTCGAGGGCGTGGAGGGTGGCTTCGACGCGGTCGTGGGTCGGCTGGCCATGCCGCTGTGGGAGCAGGTGCAGGACTGGGTGCGGGAGACGATGCGGCGCGCCGGTGTCGAGGTCCGGATGGGCCACCGGCTGTTCGCGAGCTTCCGTACGGCCGGCCTGCCGGACCCGGAGATGAACCTGGAGTCGATCGTGCGCGGCGGTCCGCAGGCGCCGACGTACGGCTGGGCGAACGTCGTGGCGGGCGTGCTGCCGCTGATGGAGAAGTACGGCGTGGCGACGCGGGAGCAGGGTCGCCCCGGACACGCTGAGCGATCGACTGCTGGCGGAGCTGGATGCCAACGACGGCGTCCTGATCACCGGCCCGTTGATCGGCGCCTGGGCGACGAAGCCGTTGACCTGAACCGGAGTTGTCGGACGCATGCCGTGCTGCGGGATCATCCAGGGTTCCTCGACGACGTGCTGTTGGGGAACCACTCCGGCGCCGGCATCGACGCGGACCTGGCGAACTACGCGGAGGTAACGACCTTAGCGCGAGGAAATCGGTGGACGTGCAGCTGGTTCGTTGACATGGTCGTCGGCATGCGGCAGGACGAGATCTGGGACGCCGACGCAGCCCGGGGGTACGACACCCCGGGCGCCGGCATGTTCGCCACCGAGGTGCTCGGGCCGACGGTGGACCGGCTGGCCGAGCTCGCCGGTGGCGGTCGGGTGCTCGAGTTCGCCATCGGTACCGGTCGGGTGGCGGTGCCGCTGGCGCAGCGCGGCGTGCCCGTCACGGGTATCGAGCTGTCCGTACCGATGGTCGAGCAGCTCCGTACGAAGGTCGACGAGGCGATGGTCCCCGTGGTCGTCGGTGACATGGCGAGTGCCCGGGCACCGGGGGAGTACTCGCTCGTCTACCTCGTCTTCAACACGATCGGCAACCTGCTCACCCAGGCCGAACAGGTCGCGTGCTTCCGCAACGCCGCACGCCACCTCGCTGCCGGCGGCAGGTTCGTGATCGAGCTCGGCGTGCCCGACCTGCGCAAGCTACCGCCAGGACAGCAGGCGGTCGTGTTCCACAGCGAGGCCGGGTACATGGGCGTGGACACCTACGACGTGGTGCGGCAGCACCTCGTCTCGCACCACTTCAGGTTCGCCGATGGCAGGCAGGCGGAGCTCTTCCGCACCCCGCAGCGCTACGTCTGGCCGGCCGAGCTCGACCTGATGGCGCAGCTCGCCGGCTTCGAGCTGGAGAGCAGGCACGCCGACTGGGCCGGCGCCGAGTTCACCGCGGAGTCCGGGTCGCACATCTCCGTCTACCGCCTGCCGTAACCGTTACCGCTGCACGACCCGGTACCAGTGCTCGGTGGTGTCGGGGAGCTGCTCCAGGCGGACGTCGGTGCCGCCCGGGTGCTCGTACATGCGGACGCCGTCGCCGAGCAGCACCGGCTCGACGAACATGAGGATCTCGTCGAGCAGGCCGGCGTGCAGGCAGTTGCGGGCGACCTCGGCACCCAGGATGTTCACGTACCGGTCGCCGGCGAGCTCCTTGGCTCGCGCCACGGCGTCGTGCAGGTCGTCGCTGAACGTGACGCCGGGTACCGGGTCGGCGCGCGGCCGGCGGGTGAGCACCACGGTCGGCCCGTCGTACTGGCCGCCGAACGCGCCCTCGGCGTCCGTGCCCCGGTTCGGGTCGTCGCCGCGGAAGGTGCGGCCGCCGGCCAGGATGCAGCCGATGCGGGCCACCAGCCCGTCCGCCGTCGGGTTGGGTGTGCCCACGTGTGGCGTCAGCCAGGACATGTCGCCGCCGGGGCCGGCGATGAAGCCGTCCAGCGACATGCTTGCCGCGTACAGGGTGGTCGCCACGGCGTCGTCTCCTCCCGCCCGGTACGCCCGGGCCTCCACGTGACTATCGCGGCCCGCAGAGCCGGGGCGCTACTCCGATCTTGCGGACAGCGTGCCGTAGTCCGAGACGCCCGCGCGGGCGAGATGGCGCAGCAGGTGGACCGTGTCCGGCACGACATCGTGGTCGGGACGGGCGAGGAGGCGGGCGAGCTCGGTCATGCGCAGCCACCCGCCGTCGATGACCTCCTCCGGCTGATGCGTGATCGGCCCGTCCCACACGACCTCGTAGACGTGCTCGAAGCAGCGGGTGGTGTCGTCCTCGAAGAGGCTGCTGCCGAGCGGCTGGAGGTACGGGCCGCTGATGCCGAGCTCCTCGGCGAGCTCGCGCCCGGCCGCCTCCTGCGGCACCTCGCCGAACCGCATGACGCCGCCGGCGGCGAGGTCCCACATCCCCGGTGCCCAGTCCTTGTCGAGGCTCCGCCGGTGCCGGTAGATCCGGCCACCGGGATCGCGGACGAGGACGGCGGTCGCTGCGTGCAGCAGGTTGTCGCGGCGCACGACCGGGCGCGGCGCGGCGTCGACCTCGCGGCCGGCCCGGTCGACCAGCGAGACCAGCTCCTCGTGACCGGTCACGTAGCGGCGCCGTTCCTGCGGAACGTCCGGCGCCAGGCGGACGGCGAGGTGTGCATCACGTGGCCGAAGTGGTGGCGATACGTCACCGCCGTGTCGAACCCCACTGCCCGTGCGACCTCCTCGATCGAGGCGTCCGTCGTCTCCAGCAGGCCGAGGCTGGCCTGCACACGCTGGTTGATCAGCCACCGGATCGGGCTGATCCCTGTATGCCGCGGGAAGTGGCGGAGGTACGTCCGTACGGACATCGCCGCCCGACGTGCCAGCGTCTGTACGGTGATCGGCTCGGCGAGGTGCTCCATCGCCCACGCCATGCTCGTGGCGATCCGGTCGTCCGCGGGCGTCGGCGTCATCGGCGCTTCGATGTACTGCGCCTGGCCACCGTCGCGGTGCGGCGGGACGACCAGCCGCCTGGCGACGGCGTTCGCGACGGCCGCGCCGAAGTCCTGGCGGACGATGTGCAGGCACAGGTCGAGGCCCGCCGCACATCCGGCGCTGGTGAGGATGTCGCGGTCGTCGATGTAGAGCGGGCTCGGGTCGACGGCCGTCTGCGGGTACCGCTGTTGCAGCACGTCGGCGTAGCGCCAGTGCGTCGTGGCGCGGCGGCCGTCGAGCAGGCCCGCGGCCGCCAGCACGACGGCGCCGGCACCCACGCCGGCGATGACGCCGACGAGCAGCACCAGCAGCGCGACGCGGGGGATGCGGCGCCCCACCCGGGTCACGGTCGCCAGCACGATGGCAGCCAGGATCCCGGTCGCCGCCGCGGACCACTGCGCTTCGCCGACCCCCATCATCTCGGTGGAATAGCGCGCGTGCTCGGCCGCGCTCGGGACGGGACCTGACCGGAACCCCAGCCGTCCCTCGATGGCGTACACCACCTTGCCGGCCGCGTACCCGAGCAGCAGGACGGCCGTCGCGAGGGCCGGCCAGCGGACCTGTTCTTCGGCACGGATCAACATGTCCACGAACCTAGGCCGGTCCGGCCCGGCCGCCCTCCCGCTGCGGAGGGAGCCCGGTCGCCCGCTCGGGGGAGCGCCGCACCACATGGTGAGGCCGCAGTCGACGGAGTACTGGCTGCCGATAACCCGCCGCCTGGGCTCAGGCCACCCACGCAGGGACGACCGGGTCGCTCCCGTCCTCGCGGGTCACGGCGGCTGCGCCGGCGGCCACCACGACGGCTCGGAAGCCGGACGGGCCGCCGACGAACTGGCGCATCTTCCCGGCCGGGAGCACGACCGTGTCGCCCGCACCGAGGTCGGTCTCGCGGCCGTCGTACCGCGCCAGGCCGGCGCCCTCGGTGATCGACCAGACGACCTCGCTGTCGAAGGCGTGGGTCGGGCCAACGGCATCCGGTCGCATCTCCACGTACCACAGGCTGCGGGTGGCTCCGCCAAGCGTCGGTGACGCGAGCGTCGTCATGACGGCGTTCGGCGTCTCGGTCACCCGGCGGGTCGTGCGGTCGATGATCTCCATGTCGCTCCTATGATCGGTCAACGTAGTTGACGATAATAGACAACCATATTGACTATAGGAAGTGGAGGGACCCCGATGGGGAAGGGGGCGGCTCCGTGGGACCTGCCGCTCGCGCTGCTCGGTGCCACCCGGGCGCACCTCGGCGAGGCGCACCGGCTGCTGGCCGAGCGCGGGCACCCGGACACCAGGCCGGTGCACGGGTTCGCGCTGCAGGCGGTCGGTGACGGGGCGACAGCGACCGAGGTCGCCAGCCGGCTCGGCGTGACCAAGCAGGCGGCCGCCAAGACGATCGAGCTGCTGGAACAGCAGGGTTACGTGGCACGCTCGGTCGACGCAGGGGACAGGCGGCGCAAGCTCGTCGTACCGACGGACAGGGGCCGCGACTTCCTGGCCGCCTCCGTCGCGGTGTTCGCCGAGATCCGCGAGAAGTGGAGCGCGACCCTCGGCGTACGGCGACTGAGCCAGCTGGAGCGCGACCTTGCCACCGTCGCAGGCAGCACGTCGCTGCGCCTCGACCTTCCCGGGTGGCTGTCCGGCAGCGCGGGATGAGAAAGCGTGACCGGGCAGCGGGGAAGTCCGACAATGGCTTATCATGGCAACGCCCACGTCGCACGCACCGGGATCGCCATGCTCGCCGACCGCCACGCCTGCCTGAAGGAATGCGGCCGTCCGGGCTGCACACGGCTGTACCTAGACCGCTCCCGTGGCGCACGTCGTACATGGTGCGGCATGGAGGCCTGCGGCAATCGCGTGAAGGCCGCGGCCTACCGAGCCCGCAGACAAGCCGCCAACCAGAGCCGGTAGCTGTCTTCGTATATAGGGCCATGACGTCGACCAACGCATTCAGTCGGACTTCGGCATAGCGGCGATCTGGATGAGGTTGCCTCAGGTGTCGTCGAACACCGCCGTCGTCACGGGACCCAGCTCCGTCGGCTCCTGCGTGAACGCGACGCCGAGCCACTTCAGCCGTTCATACTCGGCCTGCCGGGATGCCGTCGGTGACCAGCGCCTGCTTGTACGGCGGCACGGCGGGATGGACCGATGGCTCGAGCAGCAGCTCGACGCCGCCTGGCTGCTCGGGGGAGACGACGGTGAGCCACAGGAACTCGCCGGCAGGCGCCTCGGTCTTCTTCACGAAACCGAGAACCTCGGTGTAGAACTTGAGCGCGGCAGTCTGGTCCTCGACGAAGATGCTGGTGACTTCGATTCTCATGAGATGTTCTCTCGGGTCTGTCGCGGCCAGCGTTCCGCGATGGCGTGCAGCGGGGTGGTGTCGATGGAGTGGAACTTGTAGCGGCCTTGCTTGACCACGATCACGAGCCCGGCCGCCTCCAGCACGTCGAGGTGTTGCGAGATCGCTTGCCGCGACGACGTGAGTCCGTGTTTCATCGTCAAGCGGCCGCACAGTTCGAACAGCGTCTGCCGGTCCCGCTCGATGAGCTCGTCGAGGATGGCTCGCCGGGTCGGATCTGCGATCGCTTTGTACACGTCGCTCACAACGTCATTGACCTGCACGCAGAGCCGCCGCGAAGCGCCGTCCAGGCGTCGGGTCGACTCCGAAGCGCTCGGCGTAGCGTTCGTGGATCTCCGCCCACTGCTCGTGCGCTACCTCTTCGGAGAGGTGCTCGCCGGCGAGATGAGGCTCGAGCCGTGAGAGGTAGGTCTCCCAGCCGGTTGCAGTCTGCGCTGCGAGCGCCAGGTCGTCGATGACGTGGGTAAATGTCAACCGGCAGCCGTCTTGCTGAGCGGTTAGCTCGAAGCCGGCACGCTGACCGCCTGCCACACGCGCTCGACCGAATAGGCGAGTGTGCGCTCGAAACGTAGTGCCGGACGACCGGCTATGGTCTCCAAGGCTCCGTATGCGGTGGGTTCGGTCATGGATTCTCCTTCAGGTTTCGAACGCCGCACGGTGCAGACGCACGATAGGCAAGTGTTCACTTGCCTATCAAGGTGGCGTCGCCCCGGGTCGCTGACCTGGCGGCCCGTCTGGGCGTCGGCGATACTGTCACCCGTGGAGTACGGGTCCAGAGTGCCACGACCGCCGCTGGACGGGCTGATCGACGACCCCTACTACCTGGAGGGCGCGCCGCCGTACCCCCGCCTGACGCTGCCGCCGATGCCGTCGGCGGTGCTCATCCTCAACCTCGGGGCGCCGTTCCGCATCCGCCGCGCCGGCACCGACATCGAGCCGGCCGAGTACGCCGACGGCTGCGTGGTCACCACGCCTACCCGTGCCTTCGAGTTCGGCTACCCGCCGGGGACCCGGTCGGTCGGCGTGCACTTCAAGCCGTGGGGGCTGGCGCCGTTCCTGCCGATGGCTGCGGCCGAGCTGTGCGACCGGCCGGTGACGGTGGAGCAGGTCTGGGGCCGCGCAGGCGTTGCTGGGCTGCGCGACCGGCTGGCCACGGCGGCCGGGGCGCACGAGATGCTGACGCTGCTGGAGGACGAGCTGATGCGACGGCTCTGCGAGACCGCCGGCCTCGGGCTGGTCCGCCACGCGAGCAGCGTCATCGCGGCGGCGAGGGGAGCGGTGGCGATCGGCGACCTGAGTTCGACGGCCGGCGTCAGCAGCACCCATCTGGCACAGCGGTTCAAGAAACTCATCGGTGTCACGCCCAAGCGGCTCGCCCGCACCTACCGCTTCGCCGCCACCGTGTTCGCGATCGACCTCGCCGGACCGGTCGACTGGGCAGACCTCGCCGGTCGCGCCGGCTACTTCGACCAGGCGCACTTCGGCCACGAGTTCCGGGCGTTCACGGGGCTTACGCCGACCCGGTACGTCGACGTCCGGCGGCGGTTCCTGCGCGAACATCCCGGTCATGCGCTCGACGTCGGGCCGCTGCCGGCCGATTGATTTCTTACAAGAGCCGAGATCTCACGACACGTCAAACTGGGTGCATCCCAAGCAGAGGAGAGTCCGTGGGCAAGGTGGTCATGTACAGCTCGGTGTCGGTAGACGGCTTCGTCGCGGACGAGAACGACCAGCCCGGACCGCTGTTCGACTGGTTGTCCAGCGGTGACGTCCCGTTGGACGAGAGCGGCGAGGTGAAGGTGTCGCAGGCGTCCTACGACTATACCCGGCCGTACTGGGACCAGATCGCAGTGACGATCGTCGGCCGGCACGTCTTCGACCTGACGGACGGCTGGGGCGCCGAGCCGCCGGGCGGGATCGACCACGTAGTCGTCGTGTCGCACCGGCCGGCGCCCGAGGGCTGGGACCCCGAGGCGCCGTTCCACTTCGTCGACGGTGTCGAGGCCGCCATGGCCAAGGCACAGGAGCTTGCGGGCGACCGCACGGTCGAGGTCGCCCGCAAGCTCCGTCGGCGGTCAGGTGCTGGCGGCAGGGCTCGTCGACGAGGTCGCTATGGACGTCGTACCCGTGGTGTTCGGGTCCGGCAAGCGCTACTTCGGGTCGGTCGACGCGCAGCACCTGTTGGAGGATCCTGATGTGATGGTCCAGGGCATCCGGGTGCTCCACCTGCGCTATCGGGTGCGCCGTTGACCGATCTGATCGCGGTCATACGTCCCAGGTGACCTGGAGGCTCTTCACCCCGTAGATGTCCGCGGTCTCGGGCCGCAGCTCGACCTCCTCGGCCGGTACGGCCAGGCGCAGGGTGGGGAAGCGATTGACCAGCGTGGGGAAGGCGACCTGCATCTCGATGCGCGCGAGCTGCTGTCCCAGGCAGTGGTGGATGCCGTGGCCGAAGGCCAGGTGCCCGCCGTCCTGCCTGCGGAGGTCGAGCACGTGTGGATCGGCGAAGCGCTCGGGGTCGCGGTTGGCGGTGCTGTACGAAACGACAACCGCTGTGCCGGCCTTGATGGTCTGGCCGCCCAGCTCGACGTCCTCCAGCGTCGTCCGCTGGAACGTCTTGGCGACGCTCAGGTACCGCAGCAGCTCCTCCACGGCCTGGTCGGTGAGCGCGGGATCGGCGCGGAGCGCGGCCAGCTGCGCCGGGTTGCGCAGCAGCGCGAAGGTGCCGAGCGCCAGCATGTTCGCGGTGGTGTCGAGCCCGGCCGCCAGCATGATCAGGCTCATCCCTCGCAGTTCCTCATCGGTCAGGTCGCTGTCGGTGAGGTCGCTGAGGACGTCGTCGGTGGGGTTCGCGCGCTTGGCGGCCACCAGCTCCGCGAGGTACTGCTGGGTCGCCGTGTAGGCCGCGATCAGGTCGTCGTCGTTCGTCTCCCCGTCCATGAACTTGTCGACATGCCCCTGGAAGGAGTCCCGGTCCTCGTACGGCACACCCAGCAGCTCACAGATCATGATGGCGGGGATGGGCTTGGCGAACGCGGTCACCAGGTCCGCCGGCGGCCCGGCCTTCTCCATGGCGTCCAGGTGCTCGGCGGTGATCTGCTCGACGCGCTCGGTGAGCAGTCGCATCCGGCGTGCGGTGAACTTGTCCACCAGCGGTTTGCGATAGCGGCTGTGCTGTGGCTCGTCCATGACGAGGAACTCGCCTGGCGCCGCCGGAGGGGCCTCGATGCCGGTGTAGTCGATGGTCGGGTGGTGGAGCATGAGCTCCTTGCGCGAGCTGAACCGCCGTCGGCATCGTCGTGACGGTGTGGAGGGAGTCACCCATGCCGTTGCCCATCTCGCGATAGTACGTGTTTTATATAGCTCGAAAGCTACGTTGCATCCGGAATGGATGTCAATCAGCTGAACGGCATTTACCCAGGTAAGTGGCGGTAAATTGACGCAATGACGCTGACCTTGAACGCAATGCCACGTTGCAATGAATGGCGGCGAAGGCAATACTGGCGGCATGCCAGGAGGACGGTTGACCCAGCAGGACCGCCAGCGCATCGCAGCCGGACTCGCCGACGGGCGCTCCTACGCCGAGATCGCCAGGCGGCTCGACCGGCCGACCTCGACGATCAGCCGAGAGGTCGGACGCAACGGCGGCCCCGGCGGCTACCGGTCGCAGCAGGCGCACTGGGCGACGGTCCAACGGGCGCGGCGCGGCACACCAACACCTCCGCGCGCGGCCAGACCGCCGGACGGCACGATCGACGAGGAGATCATCGAGATGGCGGTCAGGGCGGGAATGCCGAGGACGGCAGCGCGCGTGCACCTCGACCTGGTGCTGTCCGAAGAGGGCAGGCGCACCGCGGCCGAGCTGACCCGCAGGCTGAAGGTCAGCCCGGCCTCGGTCTCCGTGGCCGTGAATCTCCTGATCCGGCAGGGGTTCGTCCGGCGCGAACGCGATCTGCAGTGGCGTCGCGACGTCTACGTGGTCGACGACGACGCCTGGTACCACTCGGTCGTGATCAGCTCACGGCAGCTGCTCGAGTCGGCGCGGGCCGCGATGACGGCGGCGGAGAGGTTCGGGCTCGATGGGCCCGTGGGGCAGCGGTTGGTAAAGGTAGGGACGTTCCTGGAGCGGATCAGCCTGGACGAGATGGAGTCCGCCGACCGCTGGCGCGCCCTCCTGGCGTGACGAGTCTCAGCCGAATCATGTGCCGCCCAACCATCATGATCAGCACCGATTGCGGCACATGCGGGCGGCACACCTAGGTCTGCTCGACTGGCTGGCGCAGGATGGTCCGCAGCTTCGACGGCTCGACCCTCCGAGCGTCGCTGAGGTAGATCTCGTGGTGCTTACCCGTCGTGCGTAGGCCGGCGGTCGGGATGAAGTGGTGATGCAGTTCAGCCAGCACCTGGGCCTCATCGTCGTACGGTCCGATGTGCAGGGTCTGAACACAGTCTCCCTCGTCTAGGGTCCCCATACGCACCTCGTCGAGACTGGCTGGACGATCCTTCGCGGCGGCTCTGGCGACGGCGTCGTCGAACATCTCGGCGGTGATCCAGTCGGGCACCATGATCATCGCCGTCCAGTCCCACTGGGACTTGTCCCGCGCTGACGTGAAGACGTCCATGTCCGACGCCCACCACAACGCCTCCAGAGGCGGAACCACGTAGTCGCGGCCCAGGTCTTGCTTGCTGGCGAACTTGAGCTTGTAGGCAACCGGATACAGGGCCGCGAGCGCGTCGGCGTACTCATCCGCCGTGTTCGGGTCACCATGCCCGTCGACCATCAGGTACTGCAGTGGCGGCACCTCCACGATGCGGAACTCACGGTGTCGCGCTCGATAGCAGTCGAGCGTCTTCTTGAAGTCTGTCTTCACCGTGGGACTCCTCCGTTCATCGAGACC
This genomic stretch from Streptosporangiales bacterium harbors:
- a CDS encoding cytochrome P450, with amino-acid sequence MIDIHSGCNVAFELYKTRTIARWATAWVTPSTPSRRCRRRFSSRKELMLHHPTIDYTGIEAPPAAPGEFLVMDEPQHSRYRKPLVDKFTARRMRLLTERVEQITAEHLDAMEKAGPPADLVTAFAKPIPAIMICELLGVPYEDRDSFQGHVDKFMDGETNDDDLIAAYTATQQYLAELVAAKRANPTDDVLSDLTDSDLTDEELRGMSLIMLAAGLDTTANMLALGTFALLRNPAQLAALRADPALTDQAVEELLRYLSVAKTFQRTTLEDVELGGQTIKAGTAVVVSYSTANRDPERFADPHVLDLRRQDGGHLAFGHGIHHCLGQQLARIEMQVAFPTLVNRFPTLRLAVPAEEVELRPETADIYGVKSLQVTWDV
- a CDS encoding methyltransferase domain-containing protein — translated: MTPATSVPDGHGDYDGDTNGHGIHLRHRLRPGRGARTVSGGAARRADQGVLGHRRRGRPALPRRRRGWRVDRGLAGRAHRAVVATDLDTDHLVAHPGVQVRAHDINEGPPPGGPFDLIHARLLLIHLPRCREVLASLVDALAPGGWLVVGELTDRPLEVLSAPSDADQELFRRMQYLSLEVVSPAVGMHWPWAGEVDGAMVDAGLVDVQARELSRTTVGGSPGCRLHRNLNMQAEPLLRKAGATDGELARYRELMLDPRFRAWFHQFVCTWGRKQHG
- a CDS encoding NUDIX domain-containing protein, coding for MADQPACAGQPRPAGDDGRLDRGGRTGSGVRHGGDVSPPLRPRDAHLAVRLAPDVPQERRRYVTGHEELVSLVDRAGREVDAAPRPVVRRDNLLHAATAVLVRDPGGRIYRHRRSLDKDWAPGMWDLAAGGVMRFGEVPQEAAGRELAEELGISGPYLQPLGSSLFEDDTTRCFEHVYEVVWDGPITHQPEEVIDGGWLRMTELARLLARPDHDVVPDTVHLLRHLARAGVSDYGTLSARSE
- a CDS encoding helix-turn-helix domain-containing protein yields the protein MSDVYKAIADPTRRAILDELIERDRQTLFELCGRLTMKHGLTSSRQAISQHLDVLEAAGLVIVVKQGRYKFHSIDTTPLHAIAERWPRQTRENIS
- a CDS encoding DoxX family protein; this encodes MSVALWLVSGLLAVAFIVSGVAKATMSRDRLLATGQTGIAPFPMPVVRIVACCELLAVVGLFAPWLTGVVPALTPVAALGLVAVMSGAAVSHASLGEPRPVAVNLALLLAAGFVAAGRFAQLL
- a CDS encoding helix-turn-helix domain-containing protein, with amino-acid sequence MLIRAEEQVRWPALATAVLLLGYAAGKVVYAIEGRLGFRSGPVPSAAEHARYSTEMMGVGEAQWSAAATGILAAIVLATVTRVGRRIPRVALLVLLVGVIAGVGAGAVVLAAAGLLDGRRATTHWRYADVLQQRYPQTAVDPSPLYIDDRDILTSAGCAAGLDLCLHIVRQDFGAAVANAVARRLVVPPHRDGGQAQYIEAPMTPTPADDRIATSMAWAMEHLAEPITVQTLARRAAMSVRTYLRHFPRHTGISPIRWLINQRVQASLGLLETTDASIEEVARAVGFDTAVTYRHHFGHVMHTSPSAWRRTFRRNGAAT
- a CDS encoding helix-turn-helix domain-containing protein, which codes for MTQQDRQRIAAGLADGRSYAEIARRLDRPTSTISREVGRNGGPGGYRSQQAHWATVQRARRGTPTPPRAARPPDGTIDEEIIEMAVRAGMPRTAARVHLDLVLSEEGRRTAAELTRRLKVSPASVSVAVNLLIRQGFVRRERDLQWRRDVYVVDDDAWYHSVVISSRQLLESARAAMTAAERFGLDGPVGQRLVKVGTFLERISLDEMESADRWRALLA
- a CDS encoding methyltransferase domain-containing protein; translation: MAELTKASSERDYLFERGTDEDERLRVQGEVIDPITKRAFVAAGLQPGWRVLDLGSGAGNVSLLAAELVGPRGSVVGIDADADTVARATAMAARRGMDNVEFRVGDVASLEGVEGGFDAVVGRLAMPLWEQVQDWVRETMRRAGVEVRMGHRLFASFRTAGLPDPEMNLESIVRGGPQAPTYGWANVVAGVLPLMEKYGVATREQGRPGHAERSTAGGAGCQRRRPDHRPVDRRLGDEAVDLNRSCRTHAVLRDHPGFLDDVLLGNHSGAGIDADLANYAEVTTLARGNRWTCSWFVDMVVGMRQDEIWDADAARGYDTPGAGMFATEVLGPTVDRLAELAGGGRVLEFAIGTGRVAVPLAQRGVPVTGIELSVPMVEQLRTKVDEAMVPVVVGDMASARAPGEYSLVYLVFNTIGNLLTQAEQVACFRNAARHLAAGGRFVIELGVPDLRKLPPGQQAVVFHSEAGYMGVDTYDVVRQHLVSHHFRFADGRQAELFRTPQRYVWPAELDLMAQLAGFELESRHADWAGAEFTAESGSHISVYRLP
- a CDS encoding MarR family transcriptional regulator codes for the protein MGKGAAPWDLPLALLGATRAHLGEAHRLLAERGHPDTRPVHGFALQAVGDGATATEVASRLGVTKQAAAKTIELLEQQGYVARSVDAGDRRRKLVVPTDRGRDFLAASVAVFAEIREKWSATLGVRRLSQLERDLATVAGSTSLRLDLPGWLSGSAG
- a CDS encoding dihydrofolate reductase, with translation MATTLYAASMSLDGFIAGPGGDMSWLTPHVGTPNPTADGLVARIGCILAGGRTFRGDDPNRGTDAEGAFGGQYDGPTVVLTRRPRADPVPGVTFSDDLHDAVARAKELAGDRYVNILGAEVARNCLHAGLLDEILMFVEPVLLGDGVRMYEHPGGTDVRLEQLPDTTEHWYRVVQR
- a CDS encoding cupin, with the translated sequence MEIIDRTTRRVTETPNAVMTTLASPTLGGATRSLWYVEMRPDAVGPTHAFDSEVVWSITEGAGLARYDGRETDLGAGDTVVLPAGKMRQFVGGPSGFRAVVVAAGAAAVTREDGSDPVVPAWVA
- a CDS encoding helix-turn-helix domain-containing protein; this encodes MPRPPLDGLIDDPYYLEGAPPYPRLTLPPMPSAVLILNLGAPFRIRRAGTDIEPAEYADGCVVTTPTRAFEFGYPPGTRSVGVHFKPWGLAPFLPMAAAELCDRPVTVEQVWGRAGVAGLRDRLATAAGAHEMLTLLEDELMRRLCETAGLGLVRHASSVIAAARGAVAIGDLSSTAGVSSTHLAQRFKKLIGVTPKRLARTYRFAATVFAIDLAGPVDWADLAGRAGYFDQAHFGHEFRAFTGLTPTRYVDVRRRFLREHPGHALDVGPLPAD